The following DNA comes from Alphaproteobacteria bacterium HT1-32.
AGCAAACCGGATGTTGTTACGGCCTGGGTCGCCCTGTCGCCGGCCAACCGGGTTAGTGGCTGTATGAAAATGTGGCCGGGCAGTCAGAAAATGGATCAGATGGAGCATGTCGACACCCTGTCGAAAGACAATCTGCTGACCCGGGGACAGGAAGTTGCGGTTGCGGTGCCGGAAGCAGAGTCAGTTCTGTGCGAACTCGATCCGGGGCAGATTTCCCTGCATAATATCCGTACTGTTCATGCCTCCGAACCAAACCGTTCCGATGACCGCCGGATTGGTGTGGCCATTCGCTATATTGCACCGGATGTCCACCAGATTCATGCTGCGGAGGACAGTGCGATGCTGGTTCGCGGCGAAGATAGATATGGTAACTTCATTCATGAGGCACAGCCAAAGGCGGATATGGACGCTGCTGCCCGTGCTGAACATGCGCGGATTATGGAACTGCGTCAGGGCGTCTTGTATAAGGGCGTTCAGGGCAAACCGGCACATCTGGAAAAGCCTGCCGGATAAGGTCTTCTGGAACCGCAGGAGACCGGGGTTGTTATAGCCCCGGTCTCGATATTCTAGATGGTGAAAAGGGTGACGCCGGTCGCAGCAATAATCCCGCCGCTTAAACGCAGAGCATTCGGAGCGGCTTTTCTTCCGATCGTCTGAACGATGATACTCAGGCCGATTCCAGCAATATGTAGTATCCCCGTAGCTGCAACAAAGCCGATGCCATATTCAATTCCGCTGACATTTATCGGCATTTCTGTGCCGTGCGCATGGCCATGAAATACGGCCATCAGCCCGACCAGAAACATGGCAACAACTGTTGGCATTTTTTGTCCGGCAGCAATCAGACATCCCAGTCCGACAACGGATCCGACGATACCAAGTTCGACATAAGGAACTGCAATGCCGCTCATGCCGATAAAACCACCGATAATCATCATCCCGACAAATGATGCCGGCACGAGCCACAAGGATTTTCCGCCGATCTGGGTCGCCAGAATACCAACCGCAATCATGGCCAGCATATGGTCCAGTCCGCCAACCGGATGAACAAACCCGGCTGAAAACCCTGTTGTGGTTCCGGTATCTGTATGGGCAAAGGCTGGTGAGGCAGCCAGCACCAGAATAGCCGCAGCCTGGAAGATGTATCGTTTCATGAGGTATCTCCTGATATTATCGTGAATCCAAGAAAGTATGACGAATTTTAAAATTATCATACTCTTGAGGCGTGGCAATAACGGATGACCCTGTATGGAACGAATCACTGTGACGATAGATGACGACCTGCTGGAACAATTCGACAGGTTTATCGAAATGAAGGGCTACGCAAATCGCTCCGAAGGGGTACGGGATGCCGTCCGGCAAATGCTTGCCGGTCAAAGGATTTCAGAGAACGAAGATGCGCGTAGCCTGGGCTGTGTCGTCTACATGTATAATCATATGGAGCGGGCTCTATCCTCCCGGCTCGTTGAAACCCAGCATCATCATCATGATATCCAGACAGCAACAATGCATCTTCACATTGACGCTGAAAACTGTCTTGAGGCGACGATATTGAACGGAACGGTCAAGGAAGTTCGTAAACTGGCTGATCAAATTACGGCGCAAAAAGGTGTGAGGCATGGATGTCTTCACCTCATTCCTCTTGATGCTGAAGAAAATAACGGACAGGAACCCCTGCTGGATTCAGAAAGCGGAGCTAGCAGCAAGCCCCAGATGTGAAGTCTTCGCTGGTTTTCTGGCCGTGGTTTAAGTCAGGCAGCGTTCGGGGGGCAGGGTTACGATTGCTGTTGTGCCGACGCCTTCCCGGCTGCGCAGTTCCAGGGTACCACCCTGAAGTTCCACCAGTTTTTTTGACAGCGGCAGGCCAAGGCCGACCCCTTCATAATTCCGGGTGAAGGATCCGTCTACCTGACGAAACATTTCCATGACGGAGGACAGGTTTTCTTCAGGAATACCGATTCCTGTGTCTGTGATCACAAAAGACATGCCTTTCTGCGGTGTGTAATCACAGGAAAAGGAGACCACCCCGCCGGGGTCCGTGAATTTGACGGCGTTAGCCAGAAGGTTGACGAAAATCTGTTTCATCCGTCGTTCATCGGCGCGCAATACCGGTATGCCCTCCTGTATTTCCTGCGAGAAGGTGATGCGGCGCTCCCGTACCCGTGAATCGATCAGGCGTGCACAGGATGCCATGATGTCGGATACGGTAATGTCGGATTCCAGGATCGGCATTTCACCGGCTTCGATGCGACTGACATCCAGAATGTCATTGATCAGATCGAGCAGATGCCGTGCTGAATCACAGACGTAATAGGCGTATTCCGTATATTTTTCAGAGCTGTCACCAAAGAACCGGTCCCGGATTGTTTCGGAAAATCCGATGATCGAATTCAGTGGTGTCCGGAGTTCGTGGCTCATGTTGGCGAGAAATTCGATTTTTGCCCGGTTGGCGATTTCGGCTTCTTCGAGCGCAACATTCAGGGCGAGTTCTTTTTTACGAATTTCGGTAATGTCAGCGAAGGAGCCGACCATGCGGGTTGCCTGCCCGTCCGGACCGAATTCTGCCAGTCCGCGGCTGCGCACCCATTTGATGTCGTCCTGCGGGGTTTTTACCCGGAATATGCATTCATAATGAGGCATCCGGCCCCGCAGGTAATTACGTATCGCGGTCCGGTGAACGACAAGGTCTTCGCCCAGAATTCGTTCTTCAAATGCGTGAGAAGATACCGGCATGGCGACCGGGTCATAGCCAAGAATATCAAGCAATGTCGGGGACAGAAAAACGGTGTCAGGTTCGATATTCCATTCCCAGATACCTTCACTGGTCGCCCTGAATGCGAGTTCGTAGCGGGCTTCACTGCGTTTCAGTGCGGCTTCCGTTTCTTTCAGCCTTGTAATGTCGATGGCCTGTCCGGAAAATCTTACAGCCTGGTTGCTGCCGGTTTTTCTGGAGCAATAGCCGGTACATTGCAGCCAGACCCATTCATTGCCCTTTCTTCTGAACCGCAGCTGGCTTGAGTAAAAGTCGGTCTCTCCCTTTATGTGCCGGAGCAGTATTTTCTCATGCTCGATCAGATCGTCCGGATGGATATATTCCTGCAGCCGGAAGTCATGAAACTTCCGCTCATCCAGACCAAGCAGGGTTATCCAACCGCGTGAAAACCACAGATCCTCGGTCTCAAGGTTCCAGTCCCAGAGGTTGGCACCGCTGCCGGAGATGATGAAGTCGAGCCGTTGCCGGGTGAGGCTGGTATCCAGCCGTACGCTTTCGGCTTCTGTAATGTTTCGTCCTGTTCCGCGATAACCGGCGAAGCTGCCATCGGGGCGGTAGTGCGGAGAGCCATTGATAAGAATGATCTGGCGTCCCCCTTCCGGCGTTGTGCGCATATAGCTGAAATCCCGGAGGGGTTCGCGGGAGGCTATGATCGTGTCGTGGTAGGCCCATTTCTCCGCTTCTGCGGCGAGATCGCCAAGATCGGCGAGATCTTTGCGGGTCTTGCCGATTGCAACTCTGGTATCGAACTTGAGTTCCTTGAAGACTTCACCTTCCATCAGGGTGAAGCGGTCATTCTCGTCTGTTGCCCATATCCAGTCGGAAGCGCTGTTTACAAATGCCGCCATATGTTCTGCGGGACTTCTCGCAGAATGTTCAGCTTCCCGGCGGCGGTATTCTGCGCCGACGCGCTGGACGATCAGATGAAAAATTGTCAGGTCATCTTCATCCAGAACAACTTTCTGGTCGTCCATGATGCAGCAATGGCCAACCGGGGCACCATTTGCGTCATGAAAGGGCTGTGCCAGATACCCTTCCGCTCCCAGCTCAGAGAATATTCCGAACAGTGGAAATTCATCCTGCAAGTTGGAATCAAAGAAGATCGATGCCTCCTCCGACCCATCGTAAAGCACGCCGCAGGGGCTGTTCTTCAGCTCATAATGGAAGGGGTCAATCACTGTCTCCCGGTCCATCATGCAGGTGATATTCACACCCGTTCCGGTCTGGTCGAGTTCGCCTGTTGCAACCCATCTGACGCCAAACGCCAGTAGCAGGGCCCGGCTGGCCACCAGATAGAAATCACCTTCTGTCGCTTCGCGGCTGGCTAATAATTCAAGGGCAGCAATCCGGTCGCCCTTTTGCTGCCGGGAAGTCCGATCCGCCTTTGACCTGGTTTTCCGAAAGGTGCTGATATCGGCCTGCCTGAGCTGGAGGTTATGACAACCGTGCGTATCTATTGCCTGTTTTGACAGAACAATGTACTGCCGGTATTGCATAATTTCCAGTGGTGATAACCCTGATGCTTTCCCGCTATTGTTGGTCTGCCGTCTTCGGCATTCTGATCAGCTCACCAGATTTTCAAACCGGATCCCCGCAGATGGCAAGCCCCTCATGATACGACAGCCAGACGGTTTTCCGTTTGTACCCTGGCGCGGCCGGGTAATTCTGTTGCTGGCTGTCCATCTGGTCGGGACGGCGGGTTATATGTCGGTGATGGCGATGGCACCGGTCATCCGTACGGATCTTGGGCTGACGGCAGCAGATTTCGGCTTCTTTCTGTCCGCCTTTTTTGCTTCGCAGGTGCTGACCGCACTGCCATCAGGTCTGATGACAGACCGCTTTGGTGTCGGCTGGACGCTGTCACTGGCGATGCTGATGATGGCCGTAGGGATGGGATTGTTTGCGATGACGCCAGGTTTCTCGGGTGGTGTCGTTGCGATGTTCATCATGGGGCTTGGCTATTCGCTGGTGAATCCGGCAACCGCCAAGGGTGTGCTGACCTGGTATCCGCGAAACCGCCGGGCGACGGCAATGGGCATCAAGCAGTTTGGGGTGCCGGTCGGCGGTGTTGTCGGTGCTGGTGGGGGAATGCTGGTAGTGCTCATCGACTGGCGTCTGGTTCTGATGCTGATTGCCGGTGCGACGCTGGTAATTGGTGGGCTATGGCTGTTGTTTGCGCGCCGCCCGACCCGCGATGATCGTGGTTTTCGCGGTATCCTGAAGGATCTGCGCGCTGTCCTTGGTCATCCCTCACTTGGGATTATCTGCATTTCAAACATTGCTTTCAGTATTGGTCAGTCCAGCCTGTTTGCCTATCTGACCCTGTTTCTGCGTGATGCGACGGCTCTCAGCCAGCCCCTTGCCAGCCTCGGGACCGGGTTGTCGCAGGCGGCCAGTGCTGGTGGGCGGATCGGGTTCAGCTATCTGTCCGATGTCTTCATGGGCGGACGACGAAAATGGATTATCGTCGGGCTGATCATTGCCGGAGGGGCAAGTGTCACAATCGCGGCCTTCGCCAATCCGGGCTGGCCGGCACCCGTGCTGATTCTGCTTGCTGTCGGTATGGGGGGAACGATTGCTTCCTATGCCGCGCTGATTCTGTCGATGACGGTGGAGACGGTAGAGCCACGCCTGTCCGGCGGGGCGATCGGGTATAACGCGCTTGCCTGGTCGCTTGGCGGGGCAATTGGTCCGCCGCTGTTCGGCTACGTGCTTGATATCAGCGGGGCCTATGGTCCGGCCTGGCTCACCATCGCCGGTGTGCTGTTCTTCGGGGCGTTGTTCATGGCTGTTGCCTTCCGGGAAAAGCCTTCGGACTGACCGGCCCGTAGCTGCTCAAAGCCTGAAGGTCAGATCGGTCAGATCTGACCGCAGCTGTTCATTATCATCCCGGCCCAGAACCCGGTCGATTTCATCATGGGTGTCCCGCCATACCGGAACGGCCTGAACCAGAAGGTCGCGGCCGGCGTCGGTCAGATTGAGCAGGCGGCCGCGTTTGTCCTTCGGGTCCGGTGTGATGGCAAGCAGTCCCCGTCGCGCCAGCGGTTTGAGATTTGCCGTCAGGGTCGTCCGGTCCATCGCCAGTAATGTGGCGACATCTGAAATCCGGGGCGGATGGGGACGATTCAGGGAGATCAGCAGGGAATACTGACCATGTGTCAGGTTGAAGGGGCGCAGCGCCTCGTCAAACCGACGGCCGACCGCCCGTGCTGCCCGCTGAAGGTGCAGGCACAGGCAACGGTCACGTACCTCGAGGGTTACGTCAATTGGCAGATCAGCTCTCATGAGATTCAATATATGTTGACATCAACGTAATTTCCAGACTATATCCTCTCCCGGCAAAACAGCCTGTGCGGCAATGGGGCAGGGAGGCCCGTTCAAAGTGACGATCAATCTCTACATCAATCTTCCGGTTGCGGACATCAATCGCTCACGGTCTTTCTTCCAGGAGCTGGGTTTTACCTTCAATGAAACCTTTTCGGACGAGACCGCAATCTGCATGGTCGTCAATGATGGCTGTGCGGTCATGATGCTGTCGCATGAGAAGTTTGCATCCTTCACGCCACGGCCGATAGGAGATGCAAACAAGGCGAGCGAAGTCCTTTGCGCCCTGTCACTGGCAAGCCGGGAGGCGGTTGACCGGATGGTCGCAACGGCGTTGAAGACCGGTGGGGCCGCGGTTCGTGATCCGGAAGATCATGGTTTCATGTATGGTCACGCCTTTGCTGATCCGGACGGGCATATCTGGGAGCCGTTCTGGATGAATCCGGATGCAATGGGTGCCGGCCAATGATCGGGAAAGCAAAAGTCCGCACCTGTTTGTGGTTTGACGGGAACGGACATGAAGCAGCGGCATTCTATGTTTCCCTGTTGCCGGACAGTTTCATCGAAAGCAGTTTTTCCCCGGCACCGGATGGTCCGCCGCTGATTGTTGAATTCACCCTGTCCGGTGCGCCCTACATGGTGCTGAATGGCGGGCCGATGTTCAGTCATACCCCGGCGGCCTCGGTTTCCGTTCTGACCCGCGACCAGCAGGAGACCGACACTCTCTGGTCAAGGCTGATCGAAGGTGGCGGAGAGGAGAAAATGTGTGCCTGGCTGGTAGATCGCTATGGCCTGTCCTGGCAGATCATTCCGGAAATACTGCCGCGCCTGCTGAGCGACGACGACAAGGCTGCGGCCGGGCGGGCACGTGCTGCGATGATGCAGATGAAGAAAATCAATATTGCTGCTCTAGAAGCGGCTTTCCACGCAAACTGAGGAGAGACCAGATGACTTATGTGAATGGATTTGTTGCCGCTGTACCGACAGCCAATCGTGATATCTATCGCGAACATTCGGAAGCCGCTGCTGTTGTGTTTAAAGATCATGGCGCGCTGAAGCTGGTTGAATGCTGGGGTGATGATGTGCCGGACGGCGAGGTGACGTCCTTTCCAATGGCGGTCAAATGCCAGCCTGACGAGACGGTCTGTTTTTCATGGGTCGTCTGGCCGTCAAAGGAAGCCTGCAAGACCGGCTGGGAGAAGATCATGGCGGACCCCAGAATGAGTCCTGAGAACAATCCCATGCCGTTTGATGGCAAGCGAATGATCTATGGCGG
Coding sequences within:
- a CDS encoding phytanoyl-CoA dioxygenase, coding for MPKYLSDQQVSSYQEQGFVSPVNALTAEQTAHYRARFEAYEAANDGWYELSKGQKLHLLQTWVCELATNSVILDAVEDVLGPDIFCWATSLFIKDAGTTNFVSWHQDSTYWGLSKPDVVTAWVALSPANRVSGCMKMWPGSQKMDQMEHVDTLSKDNLLTRGQEVAVAVPEAESVLCELDPGQISLHNIRTVHASEPNRSDDRRIGVAIRYIAPDVHQIHAAEDSAMLVRGEDRYGNFIHEAQPKADMDAAARAEHARIMELRQGVLYKGVQGKPAHLEKPAG
- a CDS encoding urease accessory protein; its protein translation is MKRYIFQAAAILVLAASPAFAHTDTGTTTGFSAGFVHPVGGLDHMLAMIAVGILATQIGGKSLWLVPASFVGMMIIGGFIGMSGIAVPYVELGIVGSVVGLGCLIAAGQKMPTVVAMFLVGLMAVFHGHAHGTEMPINVSGIEYGIGFVAATGILHIAGIGLSIIVQTIGRKAAPNALRLSGGIIAATGVTLFTI
- the nikR gene encoding nickel-responsive transcriptional regulator NikR, with translation MERITVTIDDDLLEQFDRFIEMKGYANRSEGVRDAVRQMLAGQRISENEDARSLGCVVYMYNHMERALSSRLVETQHHHHDIQTATMHLHIDAENCLEATILNGTVKEVRKLADQITAQKGVRHGCLHLIPLDAEENNGQEPLLDSESGASSKPQM
- a CDS encoding PAS domain-containing protein, giving the protein MQYRQYIVLSKQAIDTHGCHNLQLRQADISTFRKTRSKADRTSRQQKGDRIAALELLASREATEGDFYLVASRALLLAFGVRWVATGELDQTGTGVNITCMMDRETVIDPFHYELKNSPCGVLYDGSEEASIFFDSNLQDEFPLFGIFSELGAEGYLAQPFHDANGAPVGHCCIMDDQKVVLDEDDLTIFHLIVQRVGAEYRRREAEHSARSPAEHMAAFVNSASDWIWATDENDRFTLMEGEVFKELKFDTRVAIGKTRKDLADLGDLAAEAEKWAYHDTIIASREPLRDFSYMRTTPEGGRQIILINGSPHYRPDGSFAGYRGTGRNITEAESVRLDTSLTRQRLDFIISGSGANLWDWNLETEDLWFSRGWITLLGLDERKFHDFRLQEYIHPDDLIEHEKILLRHIKGETDFYSSQLRFRRKGNEWVWLQCTGYCSRKTGSNQAVRFSGQAIDITRLKETEAALKRSEARYELAFRATSEGIWEWNIEPDTVFLSPTLLDILGYDPVAMPVSSHAFEERILGEDLVVHRTAIRNYLRGRMPHYECIFRVKTPQDDIKWVRSRGLAEFGPDGQATRMVGSFADITEIRKKELALNVALEEAEIANRAKIEFLANMSHELRTPLNSIIGFSETIRDRFFGDSSEKYTEYAYYVCDSARHLLDLINDILDVSRIEAGEMPILESDITVSDIMASCARLIDSRVRERRITFSQEIQEGIPVLRADERRMKQIFVNLLANAVKFTDPGGVVSFSCDYTPQKGMSFVITDTGIGIPEENLSSVMEMFRQVDGSFTRNYEGVGLGLPLSKKLVELQGGTLELRSREGVGTTAIVTLPPERCLT
- a CDS encoding MFS transporter, which codes for MYCRYCIISSGDNPDAFPLLLVCRLRHSDQLTRFSNRIPADGKPLMIRQPDGFPFVPWRGRVILLLAVHLVGTAGYMSVMAMAPVIRTDLGLTAADFGFFLSAFFASQVLTALPSGLMTDRFGVGWTLSLAMLMMAVGMGLFAMTPGFSGGVVAMFIMGLGYSLVNPATAKGVLTWYPRNRRATAMGIKQFGVPVGGVVGAGGGMLVVLIDWRLVLMLIAGATLVIGGLWLLFARRPTRDDRGFRGILKDLRAVLGHPSLGIICISNIAFSIGQSSLFAYLTLFLRDATALSQPLASLGTGLSQAASAGGRIGFSYLSDVFMGGRRKWIIVGLIIAGGASVTIAAFANPGWPAPVLILLAVGMGGTIASYAALILSMTVETVEPRLSGGAIGYNALAWSLGGAIGPPLFGYVLDISGAYGPAWLTIAGVLFFGALFMAVAFREKPSD
- a CDS encoding winged helix DNA-binding protein; protein product: MRADLPIDVTLEVRDRCLCLHLQRAARAVGRRFDEALRPFNLTHGQYSLLISLNRPHPPRISDVATLLAMDRTTLTANLKPLARRGLLAITPDPKDKRGRLLNLTDAGRDLLVQAVPVWRDTHDEIDRVLGRDDNEQLRSDLTDLTFRL
- a CDS encoding glyoxalase/bleomycin resistance/extradiol dioxygenase family protein produces the protein MTINLYINLPVADINRSRSFFQELGFTFNETFSDETAICMVVNDGCAVMMLSHEKFASFTPRPIGDANKASEVLCALSLASREAVDRMVATALKTGGAAVRDPEDHGFMYGHAFADPDGHIWEPFWMNPDAMGAGQ
- a CDS encoding VOC family protein, which gives rise to MIGKAKVRTCLWFDGNGHEAAAFYVSLLPDSFIESSFSPAPDGPPLIVEFTLSGAPYMVLNGGPMFSHTPAASVSVLTRDQQETDTLWSRLIEGGGEEKMCAWLVDRYGLSWQIIPEILPRLLSDDDKAAAGRARAAMMQMKKINIAALEAAFHAN
- a CDS encoding DUF1428 family protein: MTYVNGFVAAVPTANRDIYREHSEAAAVVFKDHGALKLVECWGDDVPDGEVTSFPMAVKCQPDETVCFSWVVWPSKEACKTGWEKIMADPRMSPENNPMPFDGKRMIYGGFEVLVDQ